One part of the Rutidosis leptorrhynchoides isolate AG116_Rl617_1_P2 chromosome 1, CSIRO_AGI_Rlap_v1, whole genome shotgun sequence genome encodes these proteins:
- the LOC139854815 gene encoding uncharacterized protein, protein MEGILIFSANRLPKYFEWFHVRPDCRGELGISTHLKITAALRQLAYGYAPDALDEYLQMSERVARESLQNFCRCITVLYSNDYMREPTREDMECLYEVHEEKHDFPGMLGSIDCMHWVWGKCPVAWQGQFKRGDHSHPTIMLEAVASYDNWIWHAYFGVVGSNNDINVLNTSPLFESMLNDNFPYIPYVINGVEYKRGYYLADGIYPQWASFVKAYSSAADQKSKYFSRKQSKARKDVERTFGILQGRWHILQQPARPYSLKAIQRIMYACIIMHNMIVEDNGFNISENNWVYEPVQNMQTTWYDRCEEYKARTKELHDREVHERLRDDLVEHIWAIRAQEEEEEAEDEGEE, encoded by the coding sequence ATGGAAGGTATATTAATTTTTTCTGCAAATCGTTTACCTAAATATTTTGAATGGTTTCATGTTAGACCTGATTGCCGTGGCGAGTTAGGCATTAGTACACATTTAAAAATAACTGCGGCACTTCGTCAGTTGGCATACGGTTATGCACCCGATGCGTTAGACGAGTATTTACAAATGTCGGAACGTGTAGCTCGTGAAAGTTTACAGAATTTTTGTAGATGTATTACTGTTTTATATTCAAATGATTATATGCGGGAGCCTACTCGTGAGGACATGGAATGTTTATACGAGGTTCATGAGGAAAAGCACGACTTTCCCGGCATGCTAGGTAGtatagattgtatgcattgggtTTGGGGAAAATGTCCGGTTGCATGGCAAGGCCAATTTAAGCGAGGAGATCATAGTCATCCAACAATTATGCTTGAAGCCGTTGCCTCGTATGATAATTGGATATGGCATGCTTATTTTGGGGTTGTTGGGTCAAATAATGACATAAATGTGTTAAATACCAGTCCTTTGTTCGAATCGATGCTTAATGATAATTTCCCATACATCCCTTATGTTATTAATGGTGTGGAGTACAAAAGAGGTTATTATTTAGCGGATGGGATTTACCCTCAATGGGCATCGTTTGTTAAAGCGTATTCGAGTGCAGCTGATCAAAAGAGTAAATACTTTTCACGCAAACAATCTAAGGCAAGAAAAGATGTTGAGAGGACTTTTGGTATTTTACAAGGACGTTGGCATATACTACAACAACCTGCAAGGCCTTATTCGTTAAAGGCTATTCAAAGAATTATGTATGCGTGTATCATAATGCATAACATGATAGTTGAAGATAATGGGTTCAACATTTCTGAGAATAATTGGGTGTATGAACCGGTTCAAAACATGCAAACTACTTGGTACGATAGATGTGAAGAGTATAAAGCCAGGACGAAGGAATTACACGATCGGGAGGTGCATGAACGTTTACGAGACGATTTAGTCGAACATATTTGGGCTATTCGAGCTCAGGAGGAAGAAGAAGAGGCGGAGGATGAGGGGGAAGAGTGA
- the LOC139886305 gene encoding CCG-binding protein 1-like, with protein MMIRAAPSVYSPPLAPSTTICCSSRNNAYIPKLEPFSRSKIDRIVKDPPLIQKSENDLADYCSTLEGDRSYSCWRAYFELKDLEKEAPKEVVERVILESGGVKSLIGCLHGISEIHKANKQLEHENESDGSNMKVKNTHIDAVDVGKMCPVPDGLPKSREEMEEEERGRMPDSPFTRLLRSKGRSPAWYSQAPDHES; from the exons ATGATGATTAGGGCAGCACCTTCCGTTTACTCACCGCCGTTAGCTCCGTCAACGACGATCTGTTGTTCCTCCAGAAACAACGCTTATATACCTAAACTTGAACCGTTTAGCCGAAGCAAAATTGACAGAATCGTTAAGGATCCTCCGTTAATCCAGAAATCCGAGAATGATTTAGCAG ATTATTGTTCAACTCTGGAAGGAGATCGTTCTTACAGTTGCTGGAGAGCTTATTTCGAGCTCAAGGATCTCGAA AAAGAAGCGCCAAAAGAAGTGGTGGAAAGAGTGATACTGGAATCAGGAGGTGTAAAATCATTAATAGGATGTCTACACGGAATATCAGAAATTCACAAGGCGAATAAGCAATTGGAACATGAGAACGAATCAGACGGGAGTAATATGAAGGTGAAGAATACACATATTGATGCAGTTGATGTTGGAAAAATGTGTCCGGTACCAGATGGATTACCGAAGAGTCGAGAAGAGATGGAGGAAGAAGAGAGAGGGAGAATGCCTGATTCGCCATTTACTCGATTGCTTCGCTCAAAAGGACGTTCCCCTGCTTGGTACTCTCAAGCTCCTGATCACGAATCTTAA